Below is a genomic region from Miscanthus floridulus cultivar M001 chromosome 1, ASM1932011v1, whole genome shotgun sequence.
TGCTTTCTCCGACGCGGCGCCCATCGGCGGCCGCCGTGCGGACGACGCGCCGGTGTCGTCCAAGAGGCTGACCCGGGAGGCGAGAGCTGCGGCCAGGAGAAGCGACCGCCCCCGCGTGCGCAAGAAACCGGCCGTCCAGGACGCGCCGACGACCCCGCCGTGGGCCGTCGTGGCTGATGCACGTGATGAGCCGGCCCACGACGAGAGACATGGCCAGGCCCTGGAGGAGACGGCGCCTGCTTTATCCGTCGACGACGACGAAGACGTCTCGATAGACTCGCTGTGGGCGTCGATCGTGCAGCGGCGCGCGGCGCGTCCGGTGGTGGTGCGGAAGAGCGAGTCGTGGGGCAACGAGGAGCTGCCCCGGCTTCAGCGCGTCGCCGAGACGGCCGCGGCGCGGCGGCAGGTGCGCAAGTCCGTCTCGGCGGTCgctaaggcggcggcggcggcggccccgaCGACGCAGCCACCGCCGGAACCGTCGGCGGCGGTCAGGCAGACGGGGTGGCGCACCCGGGACGTGCTGGTCAGCATCTCGCCGGATGAGCTGCTCCGGCGCGCGGAGAGCTTCATCCGGCGGCAGCGCGAGCACCTGCGCCTGCAGCGGCAGGAATCCGAGCAGCGCCAGCTGCTGCTGCAGCGTCGCCTCCACGCCCCCGCGCCGCCGGCACCTCTCATCCTCGTCTagacccgcgccgcgccgcgccgtgtGCCGGCCGCCGGCGCCTAGCAGATCGATGCCCACGCCCGTGGATGCTTCATCAGCCGATCGACGATCGATGCTCGTGCCCGTGCAAGGCCATGTGTACATATATAAGAAGCCTACGTGCGATGGAGAGGCCGCAGCCCCGGCACCAGCATCGATCGACCGATCGAGAGAGGGCCAAGACAAGATGGAACAACACTAGATATCAATTTACGTTCACGTAGGCCGGATCACTGTCCATGCCCTGTAATATGTATATCAGTATGTGTACGTGCACCAGGAGCACCATGCACCATGTGTGAACTACATACATCTAGCTATATTCCCCTTCATATTTAATGTAGATTATTACTACTTATTACTATTAAGAGATCACTGCATCTGCATGTGTAAGAAGGCATATATGCCTTCTATTGTAAATTACGTACCCTCATAGATGGAGAGGCGGTGTGTGCGTGTACACTGCACAAGAAAGAGTATGTTACTTTGTTCTTCcgtatatgcatgtatatattgtTTTTTAGATGATATAATGGTATATGTATGCATATACGCATGTACTCTTTTTTATATCATGTTTGCTAAGGCCATGTTTGATTCATTATCCGCTAATAGTTAGCTGGCTAATAGCTCATATCTAATATTAACTAGCTAACTATATTAGCTAATACCTATAAGCTAAAGGGTGTTTGTATGCACAACTAATGAAAAATGCTACTAGAATAACTATTAGCTGCTATTATCTGATATGGTCCAACTAGTGAGATAGTTATTATCTACCGGTCCAGCTAATAATTAGCTATTTTATTAGCTGCACCTGTTTTGATCCAAAGGATCGAGATAACTATTAGTAGCTATTACCTATAGGGATTCAAATGGGCCCTAACTTATAGCGGTTAATAGCATACTCAAAATCTACCATAATAAGATACTTAGTCTCTAGCTAATAACCGCTGCGTTAACTACTTCAACTTACGTGTTGTTGAGTTCAGAACCAACATGCAAACGTAAATGGTATGAGATACAGGGCAATGAGATTACAAGATAATCAGTCCtccatatatctttaattgtttGGTTCGACGCTAGCTCTCACgcatggccctgttcggcttgctgaaactttgctgaattggctgaaaaacactgttttgcctgaattgttgtgagagaaaaacactgttccgactgaaaaaaacaagctgaatagtgcggattataaggtaagccgaacggggccatacgCCGACCGCCTGTCGAGCTGTGGTAATGATTAGCGCTGGATTTGCGTGGCCTCGGACCTGATTTAATTACACGGGATCTGATTACATGCATCCAAGTGAATCAAACAAATTTATTATGGATTCAGACGCTCAATGCTACTAGCTATTTCCCTCCCTAAAAAAACTGCTACTAGATAGACCAGAAGCATCGTCGATCATATATGCAAACTGCACTATGATAGCAACAGCAATTTGGCTGGGTCGTTTGCAGATAGAGCAATCAACCAGAGCTGGATTTGCACGAAACCTTTTCCTTGGAGATGAGGCATATGCTGTAGGGTGTGGAAAGATGGAGCAGGATTAGATTGCAGGGTTTGGTGCAGATCATATCGTAGTCGTAGGTTGATCGTAGGGGACACAGCAAGACACACGCACGAGTGTCCAAGCTCCCCTTTGCACTGCTGCTGGCTATCTAGCTTGTGTGATTGTCACAAGAACTCACAACAGTGCTGCACCACTGATTGTTCTGTGTGCTATGCCTATGCATGACACTGCGATCATCGAGCACACACTGCTGGCAACAACCAACACAAATGCTTTCCGGAGGCGACAAAACCTCTCGCTCCTTTTTTAGAAGCCTAGCGGGCTGCTTTAAACAGTATCAAGGCATGGTCACGCACCATATGCATGAGTCTCTCCTAGAAAACTAAATTTGATTGTTGTGTCCTCTATCCTTTAATTGAATGCTCTGTGTGTTGATCCATTGCACAAATCACTTACTTATGTATATACTTTGGTTTACTCCAAAACTTGGTACTACATACAGGACGCTGCAGGGTATATGTATACTTAAATTATTAAAGGCATGTATACATATGTGGCCTGACTCAGATCATACGTGTGTCGATTGACGTTGTTGCTTTTAGTATGTATATGATCAAGTGTCACTTGCATGTAAACGCAACGTGAAAGACTGGTCAGAGTGTCAATGATGCAACCTCGCTCATTAACCAATTACTAATTACTGGAGAGCAAGCAGTACAATTTTGGCTAGGACGACGTCAGGATTCCTTCTGCCAAGAAACCGTGTAGTTTCTTTGGAAGTTAATTAGCAAAGATCATATACCTGTCAGATACATTATTTATTTATAATGCCCACATTATATTGATGGGTGTGAGACCCCGCTAGCTGGGCCGGTcgtgggctgggctgggccaaaTGGCCGATACTGTAGCACAAGGTGATGTGAGGCAGCGAAGCTCGGGCTGTCGGTTACGCTAGCACGTGGAACACTGTAGCGCCAGAACTTTAGTACCATACTGATAGTTGAGGGGAAAACGAACCAGCTTAAATAGCCAGGCCaaggacgcgtagtaaccttcggttgaccgttttacgcgaagcgaggacgaaagcgtaagcgggttgctacgtaggtggggcCCACCCCTCGGTAGAGTGGGCCTGCGCCGTGTGCCGGGCCTGGgccgttacaaatggtatcaaagccaactctcgcggtttcacggacaTATGGCTCGGGAGCTCGGACAGGTTGCGCATGGCTCCTTTGAGAGCATGGCACTTGAGCCGAGGAGCTGGGAATATGTACGTGAGCCAAGAGAGTCGATCCTGGACATTTGTCCCGTATGGGTAAGCTGGTTCGAccctcgacgaggacgtcgagtccCTAAGGGTGGGTGTATGTGAGACCCCGCTAGCTGGGCCGGTCGTGGGCTGGGCCGAATGGCCGATACTGTAGCACAAGGTGATGTGAGGCAGCGAAGCTCGGGCTGTCGGTTACGCTAGCACGCGGAACACTGTAGCGCTGGAACTTTAGTACCATACTGATAGTTGAGGGGAAAACGAACCAGCTTAAATAGCCAGGCCaaggacgcgtagtaaccttcggttgaccgttttacgcgaagcgaggacgaaagcgtaagcgggttgctacgtaggtggggcCCACCCCTCGGTAGAGTGGGCCTGCGCCGTGTGCGGGGCCTGGgccgttacaaatggtatcaaaGCCAACTCTCACGGTTTCACGGACATATGGCTCGGGAGCTCGGACAGGTTGCGCATGGCTCCTTTGAGAGCATGGCACTTGAGCCGAGGAGCTGGGAATATGTACGTGAGCCAAGAGAGTCGATCCTGGACATTTGTCCCATATGGGTAAGCTGGTTCGAccctcgacgaggacgtcgagtccCTAAGGGTGGGTGTATGTGAGACCCCGCTAGCTGGGCCGGTCGTGGGCTGGGCCGAATGGCCGATACTATAGCACAAGGTGATGTGAGGCAGCGAAGCTCGGGCTGTCGGTTATGCTGGCACGTGGAACACTGTAGCGCCAGAACTTTAGTACCATACTGATAGTTG
It encodes:
- the LOC136485034 gene encoding uncharacterized protein, which gives rise to MMMSSFLKATAVATMAAVAILAATAEAAGSYYIPTPASPGFLLSPIFLWVTANVIIVWLVSSSRRRSRAANDDTAAPSSAAHDGEVVLGAVENSFYASSSEYDAFSDAAPIGGRRADDAPVSSKRLTREARAAARRSDRPRVRKKPAVQDAPTTPPWAVVADARDEPAHDERHGQALEETAPALSVDDDEDVSIDSLWASIVQRRAARPVVVRKSESWGNEELPRLQRVAETAAARRQVRKSVSAVAKAAAAAAPTTQPPPEPSAAVRQTGWRTRDVLVSISPDELLRRAESFIRRQREHLRLQRQESEQRQLLLQRRLHAPAPPAPLILV